The genomic segment GTTCTTGTAACTGACCACTGATAACTGACAACTGACGACTTTTTTCTTGAAAACTGATAACTATTAAAAAATAAAACGCCCCGATCCGCCGATTAACCATTGACATTGGGGCGTTTTTTATGTACGTGAGTTCAACAAATAATAATAGGACTTACAAAAAATCACGGAATTACACCTATTACCACGCGGTAGGTGCATTTAGGAATGTAGATCGCATTTGGGCGCGTACGCCGCAAAACCACACCTACAAAGGAATTGCCTAAGTCCTCAAGATATAACAGAATACAAAGACTTAAGTTAAAAAAAGATCAAAAGATGAATTCTACGGAACAGATCTAAACTGGGTTCAGGGTGACACACGCGTTGGGCTACCTGATCAGACGTATAGTCCATCTGTTGGTCCGGGATTCTCGGGACAGCGTGGCATCCATTGGCCGTGTCCACCCTAACGGTATTAACGGCGTACTGCCTGTCCCATAAAGTCAAAAAACTTGAATTAAATTGCCGGACCAAAGAAATGGAGCGACAACGTGCATATTTCCGTTGCTGATGCGCGAGAACTCGCGGAAACCTTTTTAATAAAAAGTGAGATGTCCGAAACCGATGCCGCGATTATCGCCGATATTCTATTGGAAGCCGAACTCCGCGGGCGAAAAACACATGGCTTTATTCGCTTAACTGGAATTAAGAACCGTTATGCGCAGGCCGAAAGAACTGACATTCAGGTTGACAAGGAAGAGGGACTCTGCGTCCGGATGGATGGTGGTAACCAACCCGGCTATCTTGTTGCCTATCGGGCAATGGAACTTGCAATTGAACGCGCGAGGCGCAACGGCGCGAGCATCGTTGGCGTTTACAATACATCACACTGTGGCATGGCGGGATATTATGTTGATATGGCGCGAAAAGCGGATGTCGTTGGATTGCTTTTTGCGGATTGTCTGCCCCGCATTACACCCGAAGGTGGCACGGAGGCTCTCTTAGGAACAAATCCGATCGCTGTCGGAATCCCATCTAATACAGTACCACTCCTATTTGATATGTCTACCGCTGCGATCACTAATGGCGATCTGCTCGTCGCTATGCGAGATGGTATCGCAATCCCTGAAGGACTTGCATTTGATACAACGGGTAAGTCGACAACCAATGCTGATGCAGCATTGAAGGGGAGTGTCCGTCCGTTTGGTGGTCATAAAGGGTTTGGACTTGCACTCGTAACGCAAATCCTAGCGGGGGTCTTGGTCAACGCCGCGACAATTCCGCCGCCCGGCACCAATTACGGTCTACTTATTATTGTGATAGATCCGACAAGCTTTGTGCCGTTGGCGCAATTCAAAACAGAAGTTGATAGGCTCATCGCATGTGTCAAGGAAAATCGAACGGAATCAGGGGTTACGGAAATTCTGATCCCTGGTGAGCGAGCTTACCGTCAACGGGATACCCATCTCGCTGACGGTATTTATTTTGACGACGCGCTTTTGAGTCAATTCACTTAAATAGGACTTACGTACATTGCGCAAATATCGGACATTTAAACGCAAAAAGCGGTGTTTTTCGTCCTTTAAACCCCCTGAATCCTCCTTATCAGGGACTTTAAGC from the Candidatus Poribacteria bacterium genome contains:
- a CDS encoding Ldh family oxidoreductase, with the protein product MHISVADARELAETFLIKSEMSETDAAIIADILLEAELRGRKTHGFIRLTGIKNRYAQAERTDIQVDKEEGLCVRMDGGNQPGYLVAYRAMELAIERARRNGASIVGVYNTSHCGMAGYYVDMARKADVVGLLFADCLPRITPEGGTEALLGTNPIAVGIPSNTVPLLFDMSTAAITNGDLLVAMRDGIAIPEGLAFDTTGKSTTNADAALKGSVRPFGGHKGFGLALVTQILAGVLVNAATIPPPGTNYGLLIIVIDPTSFVPLAQFKTEVDRLIACVKENRTESGVTEILIPGERAYRQRDTHLADGIYFDDALLSQFT